Genomic segment of Cygnus olor isolate bCygOlo1 chromosome 20, bCygOlo1.pri.v2, whole genome shotgun sequence:
CATGGCTTCACAGCACAGAACTTGCAAGAGAGCGCAGGGCAAAGAAACCCCAACAGCGCACATGCGAATAAAACCCCTCTCATGCtcgttttgctttttcagaaagaagcctggggaagaggattGAGGATTTTTGCAGGCTGAGCCCTGACACGGTGCAAAGCACGGGGCTCGGGGCCGCACCTCGCTGCCAAAGCCCAGAGCACGGGGTGGCCGCGGTGGCTCTGCTGCTACCCGCTGTGTGTCCTGGTCGCATGGAAACCCCATGGGAAGGTTTGGGAGCCCAGCCACTGACAGGACCAGCTCTTCCCATGGGATTTCTGCCCCAGCCCTTCAGCTTTGCAAAGCCCTTTCCTTGGGACTTGGATTTCCAGCCTCAGTGCTGCAGTCCCCAGGGTGTGCATGGGGAGGGTGCGGTGGGACTGGTCCGAGCATCGTCCCCGTGCCATACCCAGAGGTCCTCATGCTGCACCTGCGCTAAGATCGGCCTCGTGGTCCCTTCTGGGGACCCCATGGGGCTGAGCCCCCGCAGGGGGATGGAGCCATGCTCGGGGCTGTCTGTACCAGTGCTTCTCGCCATAGGGAGGGTGGGTgtgcaagggggggggggggggtctcagtGGGAGTCTCTGAGGCTGTAAAATGGGTACAAAGCTGTGGCTGGGTGGCACCGAGCCCTGAAGATAGGGCTTGTGGGGCCCCCAGGTCGCTCCACCTGCAGTGCAGGTGGGTataggggtgggggggagggggcaatCCCCTCTCTTTTGGGGCTGTGAGTGGCTTGTGGTGCTGAGGAACTGCTCTCTAACCCCCTGCTGCCCCAAGCTGGGGACCTTTAGGGGGCAAATCCACCTCTGGGACGCAGAGAAGGAGCGGGGctcccagaggagcagcaggcgCTGAAGGGTTAACAGGGAGTGTTTGCAGCCGGTCCCTTGTCACCAAGGAGAAGGGAGCAGCACttgggaaggaaacaaaacacccaCTGCCCAGGAGGGACATTTCCCTTCCCCGGGCTGCCTCGCACAGCCCTGGGACCCCAGAAGGGCTCCGGTACCccacaggcaggcagccctCGAGGGGACGAGCGGTGTCCCCCTCCTGGTGGCCCTGGTGGCAGAGAACAAGCAGCACCGGGTGAGTGGGGAGGTGGGCCGGGGACGTGGCTGGGGCagctccccgtgtccccatcgcccttctccctctgccttctcccagcCTGGGATCTTATGGCACGATGTGGGGGACGCCGGGCGCCGCGGAGCGGAGCATCCGTCCCTACCGCTCCAGCCAGCAGTACCTCTGCGCCATGAAGGAGGACCTGGCCGAGTGGCTGAAGGAGCTGTATGACCTGGACATCGAGGCAGGCACCttcctggaggtgctggagaCGGGGGCCGTGCTCTGCTCCCACGCCAACCACGTCGCCCACGCGGCCTCAGAGTTCGCCCGCGCCTGCCCCGCCGCAGCCCGCCGCCTCCGCCTGCCCGCTGCCGGCGTCGCCTGCAACCTCACGGCGCAGCCGGGCACCTTCCAGGCCAGGGACAACGTCTCCAACTTCATCCAGTGGTGCAGGAAGGAGATGGGTATTAAAGGTAAGACCTCGGGCTCCAGCAGCCCCGAGATGCGGCGTGCAATTCCCCTCCAGCCACTCCTGGCATCGCCCTTGGTGTTTTCCCGTGTGTCCCCAAAGCCGGTGCCACCCCAGCGCTGGGTAGTGCCCGAGCTGGGATTTCTGCACCAGGCTGGGCTTGCACAAGTTCCTCCAGGCTTGGCGGTGGCTTTGCAGGGTGCTGGCACACGGTGGATGTGTTTGCTTGGGTGGAAAAATGGGGATGGGAATGGGAAGGGCACATGGCATCGCACAGCCCTACCACGCACGGCACCATCTCCGCCATAAGGACCAGGAGCACCCTGGCTCGGAGCAGGGGGCTGTCACCATGTCCCCACCAGCAGCGGTGCCCACGATGTGCTATGGGCATGGAGTGGAATGTCCTCAGCACACCCAGCTGCTGGTGCATGGCTCCGGGATGGCACAAAACAGCCGCAGCGTCTCCACATGGAGATGCCCACGGGGAAACATCTGCCCCATGAATTTATGCCAACCCTTTCTGGACCCAGCCACACCCCTAGCATCCGTGGGATGGCACAGCAAGGCGGGCAGAGCAGGTCCTCGGGGAAATAACACCCCCTCGGGCGGGTTTCCTCTACGCCTGAGCCCCCCAACCCCTTTGCCCCCGTCCCCTCGTGTGCCTGCCCTGGCTGATCCCAGCCGTGCCCTGCCCCAGATGTGCTGATGTTTGAGACGGAGGACCTGGTGCTGCGGAAGAACGAGAAGAACTTCGTGCTgtgcctgctggagctggcgcgccgcgccgcccgcttCGGCATGCGCGCCCCGACCCTCGTGCAGATGGAGGAGGAGATCGAGGAGGAGCTCCGGCAGGAGCTGCACCTGCCCCCCACGGACAccgccctgccccggccccccagGGAACCCCGGGACCTTCAAAACCTCGACCAGATGGtagggtggggtggggatggaggggTGGAGACAGCGGGGAGAGgatggtggggatggggaggatgGGGATGGTGGGGATGGTGGAggtgggggtggtgggggtGGGAATGATGGGGATGATGGAGATGATAGGGATGTGGATGATGGGGATGGGGATAACAGGGATGAGGAtgatggggatggagatgaTGGGGatgatggggatggggatgatgGGGATGATGGGATGATGGGATGATGTGTATGAAGGCCACCCAAGCCCCCTTCCCAGGAGCCTTGGTGCAGATCCATCCCTGCTGTCCGCAGGTCCAGCACCTGGTGAGCCGCTGCACCTGCCCCGTCCAGTTCCCCATGATTAAGATATCAGACGGGAAATACCGCGTGGGCGACTCCGACACCCTCATCTTTGTCCGGGTGAGCCcgctttgtgctgtgctttcaggGCACGGGCACCAACAATCCTGCCTCAGCCCCCTGTTAAGCTCCCTAAATCCATCCCCCTTATAGGGCCAACGTGGGGTTTTTGACAATTGTCCACAAAAtagggcagcagggcagcttgGGCCTGTGGTGTGGGTTTGCTTGGATGTAACCATCTGCGGGTGCGGGACAAAACCTGCTGTCCCAGGCCAAGCTGGAGCCAGGTCCTACAGGTGATGGGAACCCTGTTTGGGGCTGATGCTCGGTCCCTACCTGGGTCTGAAGGGCTTCCCAAAGGGCTCAGCATCCACCGGTGGACCAGGGAGCTTCCCAAAAGCCTCCCACCCCGGCCGGACCCTCCCTGGGGTGACAAAACATGCAGAGGGACATCAGAGGGAGACGagacccctccccccccccccaaatcgATGGTGCCGGGTGAAGCGGGGCTGACGGCGGGCTGCTCCTCGCGCAGATCCTGCGGGAGCACGTCATGGTGCGGGTCGGGGGCGGCTGGGACACGCTGCAGCACTACCTGGACAAGCACGACCCGTGCCGCTGCACCTCGCTCTGTGAGTGCCCGCGCCCCTGCGCCCCCCGCCCGTGCCAGCCGCcggtgggaggggagagggggggctCGTCGCTGCTTATGGGGTGCTTGCTGCGGCTCCTGGggtgtttgctgctgcttttgggggTGCTTGCTGCGGCTCCTGGGGGTTTTCAGGAGCAGGAGGCCCCCTAACCCCAATGCTTTGCTGGGAAATCGTTGCTTTGGGGTATAGCTCTTGCTGGCTGGCCGCTAGAGGTCACGGCAGActttgggaaggaaagggaCCTTTGCGAGGCCCAAACCCCCtttgcagggtgctgggggctccggGGAGCATCCCTGGCTGACAgcatggtggggggggggggttcgggCAGCCgttccctggggctggggtctgCAAAGTTGatggggagggggtggtggtggtggtggtggctgagCCCCATCTTTCCCCGCAGCTCACAAGCAGCATTCCAGGAGCAGGACCCCCCAGCAGGTGCAGCACGAGGTCCAGCTCTGCAaagcccccccggcccccagccgTGGGCAGCCCTCGCTGCTGGTCAGCCGCTCGCAGAGCCCGCTGCCCCCCGTCACATGGGGACCCCGTGCCCCCCACGGCCACCGCCCCAGCCCCCTGCGCCCCGCCACCCCCTCGCCGGGTGCCAGCCCTCGCCGGGAGCCAGCGCAGCCCCGGAGGGTCCCTTCAGTCAGGTGAGGTGCAGAGTGGCTTCATACCccaaaatctctgcttttcGGGGCACTTTTTGTCCCATCCCTGGATGCAGAGGGACGCAGTGGCTCTGtgaccgccccccccccccccccccccatccgcCCATCGCTCTCTCCTTGCAGGACACGGGACCCAACGCCAAGGTCACCTGCTCGACGAAGCTCCCCCGGCCATGGGGCCACGCAGCGGGCACCCACCCCGTCCCGGCTGGGCAGTGTGGGGGTCTGCGAGGTGCTGCCTGGGAGCATCCTGGGGACCCCCcgttctgcagcagcacagggcaggggcaAGGCCCCCAGTGCCCAGCGTCGGGCACCGTCACCTCCAAAAAGCACCCGGCAAGGGGGGAGCTCATCCGTGggggctgccaggctgcagcaagCGGGGGTCCCTGCCGCTGCCgtgccctgtgcctgcagccccgtCAAGGTCGGTTCTTCCTCCTCAGAACGGGGTGCCCGGGGTGCatcacagagcaggaaaagccCCCAGGAAGGGAACTGGGCAGCCTTTGGACGTGGGCATCCAGCATCACCCCAAAACTCTTTGAGCCAAGCTCCGAAAGGGGACAGAAGTGTTAAACCCCCCAGCAAAACCAGCCCATCCATCTGCCAGCCCCCGACCCCTCTGTCCCCTATTGCAAATGGGTgcaagggctgtgctgctggggagggttCCCAACGGTGCCACCCAGCCATGAGCCCGCCAGCCAAGGATGCTGAGAGCTCCGGGGTGCCAGCGGATGAACTGGGGGGAACCTGTGGCCATGGCAGGGAGGGCCCAGGGCTCCGGGGCTGCTGGGCACACTCACAGCCACCGGGCTACGAcagggtgctggaggagctctCCCATGGCCGGCaacccctgcagcctgtggagatgGAAAGCTGGGTGGCCCAAAAGACACCCTTGACCACTCCGCAGCGTGTCACCCTCCCAGCTGGGGGGGCCacagaggagctggcagcagggggcCAGACCCCGCAGGGCACGAGGGCAGCCACCATGCCAAAGCCCCGGCGGTGCCTCAAGAAACCTGAGCGTGTGCCCTCCATCTACAAGCTGAAGCTGCGGCCCAAAGTGCGTCCCCGGCGGGACCATCGGCCCGGGAAGGGCCCCTCGCGCATCCCCACCCCGCTGGGGCAGCGCCTGCCCCGTGCGCGGGGCCAGCAtcgccccccggccccgacACGGCACCCGCAGCCCGGGGGTGCACGCCCCGCAGCCAAGCACTCGCTGGCTGACAGCGGCGCGTGGCTTACCGAGGACGATGAGGAGGCGTGGGTCTGACCCCCTGCCCCTTGGGTTTTGGGGGTACCCCCTCATTTGTGGGAGCTACAGTGCCTAAGGTGGGGGTTGGGATGCTGAGCCCCGGGAGGTTGGCGCAGGCAGCGCGATGCAGTTGCTTCTGGGGACACCACCACGTGCCTCGGTCTTCCCCATCTGCCCAATGGAACCAAGGACGCCCGAGCCTTCCAGTATGCACAGCCCTACCAGTCTGGTGAGCTCAGGGCATGGTGACGCGATTTCCCTGATGCTCTGCTGGCATTTCCCCGCGGGCCTTGGGTTGGAGCAGCCCCCCTGCATTAAGGCTGGTCCAGCAAGGACGTGTCCCGCAGGGTGCGTTGTAGGCGAGGGTGGTCACCGGCACGGGGTGGCAGCGGCAGTCGGTGCTTGTGCAATAAGAGCTGTACCAAAGCCtcttctcttccagcagcttttctgtgtgggcagggagggagaagtcCTCGGTGACTGGTTCCGTGGGCAGCAAGCCCTGCTGGTGGGAAGGCTCCTGCCAGGGGGAACGCGGCATCCCCAGTGGGCTTCCAGCACCGCGGCGGGGCTGCGAGCGGTCCGGTGCCACAAGCAAGGAGCAGCGAGGCGGGTACAGAACAAGGGGGACAGACCTGATTTTAATTCGAGTTCAAGTCAGGGGGTGTGGGGTGTTTTAGGCGGTGTAGACACCTCGGGAATCTCGAACGAGAAGTACAGGGGGAATGGGGAGCCAGGTCCAGGAAACCGTGATGCACctccaggaggaggagagggcgAGCATCCTCATCGGGGCTGCACCAAGCCCACCTCGGGCTGTGCGGCGCCTCCTGGCtcagcacacacacacggagcagaaaacaatattttttttccacccttctgcccctggggacagccgGGGACATCCTCAGCCTCCCCCCAGCTTGGCAGCAGGTTTCTCTGCGTGAACTTAGAGCCGAGCGAGGAAACGCAGAGCGGGACGAGGAGGTGGTGGGCGAGCGGTAACACTTTGTGATGAGGGCATGTTTACGGGGCAGGGGGCAAGGCAGTTCGATCCCAAGTGCTGCAGGGGTCAAGGGATGTGCTGATCCTCTGCCATcctggcccccagccctgctATGCCGGGGGGTCCTGGCCCCAATCCCGCTCTCCTCGCAGTGGTCCGGgagctgggcactgctgccGGAGCAGGGAGGGTTGTTAATACTCATATAACTTCTGTCTATAAAGTACAATAGAATATAACAATTATAtttataaccattttttttccaaaataccaAACAGATGCTATAAAAACCTGTAACTAATTGTGCTATAAACTGCAGGCTACAGGGTTATAACAAACAATGTATTGGTTTAGTCGCTGACATGTGCACGTCGGAGCACTGTATAAATGCTTTATTAGTAGCATTTACCAAGGAGTTTCCTTCTCAAACAATTTGGAGGGGTAAAGCTAGCAAGAGACCGATAACGTGGGCTGATAAATCCTGGTGAGATGGGTCTGGGCCGGCGGCACTGCACGGTGGGTTTGCTGTGAAGGTGAGGGATGGAGGATGGGAGTtgctctcccccagcccttggCCCTGTGCGTCCTCCCATcgatttttctgtgtgttttttccttattttgtttgGGGTACGAGGATGGGGTTTTGGTTCCTGAAGAagctgctgggggcagcagggatggagcagggacTGAT
This window contains:
- the GAS2L2 gene encoding GAS2-like protein 2, giving the protein MWGTPGAAERSIRPYRSSQQYLCAMKEDLAEWLKELYDLDIEAGTFLEVLETGAVLCSHANHVAHAASEFARACPAAARRLRLPAAGVACNLTAQPGTFQARDNVSNFIQWCRKEMGIKDVLMFETEDLVLRKNEKNFVLCLLELARRAARFGMRAPTLVQMEEEIEEELRQELHLPPTDTALPRPPREPRDLQNLDQMVQHLVSRCTCPVQFPMIKISDGKYRVGDSDTLIFVRILREHVMVRVGGGWDTLQHYLDKHDPCRCTSLSHKQHSRSRTPQQVQHEVQLCKAPPAPSRGQPSLLVSRSQSPLPPVTWGPRAPHGHRPSPLRPATPSPGASPRREPAQPRRVPSVRTRDPTPRSPARRSSPGHGATQRAPTPSRLGSVGVCEVLPGSILGTPRSAAAQGRGKAPSAQRRAPSPPKSTRQGGSSSVGAARLQQAGVPAAAVPCACSPVKVGSSSSERGARGASQSRKSPQEGNWAAFGRGHPASPQNSLSQAPKGDRSVKPPSKTSPSICQPPTPLSPIANGCKGCAAGEGSQRCHPAMSPPAKDAESSGVPADELGGTCGHGREGPGLRGCWAHSQPPGYDRVLEELSHGRQPLQPVEMESWVAQKTPLTTPQRVTLPAGGATEELAAGGQTPQGTRAATMPKPRRCLKKPERVPSIYKLKLRPKVRPRRDHRPGKGPSRIPTPLGQRLPRARGQHRPPAPTRHPQPGGARPAAKHSLADSGAWLTEDDEEAWV